Proteins found in one Bartonella krasnovii genomic segment:
- a CDS encoding gp436 family protein, with amino-acid sequence MAYASKTLIEELWGDDFLKDLCAFDDENSDPVLLDQAIALALNQASGEIDVHLSHRYLVPIAGQPAALGMICVNIAVYNLAIRHTALTTTIEDRYKQAVDLLKRIAEGKAGLGVDEPKIMSEDGPLRDGAFFHAKPRVMGR; translated from the coding sequence ATGGCCTATGCAAGCAAAACATTGATTGAAGAGCTCTGGGGTGATGATTTCTTGAAAGACTTATGTGCTTTTGATGATGAGAATTCTGATCCAGTGCTTTTAGATCAAGCCATTGCCCTTGCTCTAAACCAAGCAAGTGGTGAGATTGATGTGCATCTCTCTCATCGCTACTTGGTCCCCATTGCTGGACAGCCGGCGGCTCTTGGCATGATCTGTGTCAATATTGCTGTTTATAATTTAGCCATACGCCATACGGCACTGACCACAACCATTGAAGATCGCTACAAACAGGCGGTTGATTTACTAAAACGCATTGCAGAAGGCAAAGCGGGTTTGGGGGTCGATGAACCTAAAATTATGAGTGAAGATGGACCGCTTCGTGATGGGGCTTTTTTCCATGCCAAACCGCGTGTGATGGGAAGATAA
- a CDS encoding capsid protein, translating into MNRPFPIDPTLTAIAIGYRNPAGSLIGDKVLPRVGVLSEVFKYSEFPLAESFTVPELEIGRKGRPNVVEFSAFEREASVRDYGLDDLIPNSDIEAAARARAEKRSRYNPEKTAVEGLANLLELGREVRVAELVQDSKNYAAERVMTLKGENKFSDYDKSDPYATLDEAKDKALVYTPNTIVMGKVVWSKLKRHPKIIKAVKGGGTADGFVTKAQFADLMEIHPDRLLIGESQVNLARKGRTAQLARVWGNKIALLYIDPTKQQADGSLISWGFSAQLGERISGVISDPDIGLSGGKRVRVGERVCELVAAKDAGVLLQDVV; encoded by the coding sequence ATGAACAGACCTTTTCCCATTGATCCAACCCTTACTGCTATTGCTATTGGGTATCGCAATCCAGCAGGTTCTCTTATTGGCGATAAAGTTTTGCCCCGTGTTGGTGTTTTAAGTGAAGTGTTTAAATATAGTGAATTTCCCTTGGCGGAAAGTTTTACGGTTCCTGAACTTGAAATTGGGCGGAAAGGACGCCCGAATGTGGTGGAATTTTCTGCCTTTGAACGGGAAGCTAGTGTGAGAGATTACGGGCTTGATGACCTTATTCCCAATTCAGATATTGAAGCAGCAGCCCGCGCACGGGCAGAAAAGCGCTCCCGTTATAACCCCGAAAAGACTGCTGTAGAGGGGCTTGCCAATTTGCTGGAATTAGGGCGTGAAGTGCGTGTTGCAGAACTTGTGCAAGATAGCAAAAACTATGCAGCAGAGCGGGTGATGACCCTTAAAGGTGAGAATAAATTCAGTGATTATGACAAATCAGACCCTTATGCCACTTTAGATGAGGCGAAGGATAAAGCCCTCGTCTATACACCCAACACCATTGTCATGGGTAAAGTTGTTTGGTCAAAGCTCAAACGTCATCCCAAAATCATCAAAGCCGTTAAGGGGGGTGGCACTGCTGATGGTTTTGTCACCAAAGCGCAATTTGCTGATCTGATGGAAATACATCCCGATCGTTTACTCATTGGTGAATCGCAAGTGAATTTAGCCCGCAAAGGGCGTACGGCGCAATTGGCACGTGTTTGGGGCAATAAGATTGCTCTGCTTTACATTGATCCCACCAAGCAACAGGCGGATGGTTCTCTCATCAGTTGGGGCTTTAGTGCTCAGTTGGGTGAGCGTATCTCTGGGGTGATTTCTGATCCAGATATTGGTTTGTCAGGTGGTAAACGGGTGCGTGTGGGTGAACGGGTGTGCGAATTGGTCGCCGCCAAAGATGCCGGTGTGTTGCTGCAAGATGTTGTTTAA